Part of the Oncorhynchus nerka isolate Pitt River unplaced genomic scaffold, Oner_Uvic_2.0 unplaced_scaffold_3007, whole genome shotgun sequence genome, GGTTGAGGTccagagtttgggaaacgctgctgTAGCCTGTCTTACCCGTCCCCGTGGGACCTTGGTGAAGCCATCTTTTCTGTAAGAATTTAGGGAATTCTTCATAGTATTTGTGGTGAACCCATAGAAAGATGTCTTTGTGCCCACGTCCTCCTCAAAGTGCTTGGTGATTGCCCCATTGACCCTGGAATAAATAATTGACCATCAGTCTAATACTTAAGCGTTTCCTTAAAAAGTATGTGGATTAATACAAGGAAATATTTTCAATTGCAACAAACTTGATCTTGGTTATGTCAAAGAGCAATAAGAAGTCTAATAGTTTTTTGAAGATGGTCGAAGGGGAGCTGCAGCATCACTACTGACCTGAAGACAAAGTGGTGACTGTCGATGGCCCTGCCTTGTTTGGAGCCTCGAAGGATGCCTCCATTTCCCACCACAGCACAGCGGACACACTGATCAGGCCACCTGCGCTCAAACAGGCGGCTGCTGGACGAGTCGTTGAGCAGGGACAAAGTGGATCTCACAACTGATCAACAACAAATAAGCAAAAAGGTGAGAGGACAATGActttatatacagtacacacgTAGTTTGGTTGAGATGATTAAATAGGGTCCTGAAGGGAATGTTCATACAGTCCTGGGCCAGGCCTTTCCAGCCGTAGGGGGGCATATACGTCTCCAATCGCCCCCACTCTGAATGGCTGAAGCTCCCGGCCCACTGCAGCACAGGCACTTTAAAGTTAAAGCGTAGTCTGAGGAAGTCGTCCTTCTTCACTGCTTTTCTCAGAGGACACAAACCCTCCAGCTGAGTAGAGACAGACCTCACTTGACATTGTACTGTACAAGACGGATATGTGTGCCTTTGTTCTATTAGATGAGAGGCAACTACATCATCTCTGTGCGATTACCTTCTCTTCCCCAGTTGCTGTGGTGTTGTCCCAAAGCTCTTCATCGCAAGTCCAAATGCTATCAAACTCTGTGTCTTGACTAGAAGAAGAAGACAAcatgtattgaaaatgcacaacAACGAGTTAAATCCACACAAAACCTTGTTAAGTGGACATAAGCACATCAGAACAATCCAGCGGATTTGTTtaagtcagggatgggcaactttgatgggggtgggggccacaaaatcTGACCTCATGGCTCGCGGGTCTGTggacccacatccatacccacacatgcagtcagagctggccctagccttttggggacCCTAAGTGAAATTAGAAGTTACATTTCtgtacatttcctgcaattccacacatgttgcagttttaaagcaagtttgggggggggggagtttCCCGTTTTTAATAGGACATCTGATTGAGAGTAACTAACAAAATCACTGTGGGCCACCGGTAGGTAATTCAACCATGATTACTGCAAGTTTAAATAGCTGGCTGCAAATCTGGCTGCAAAATGAActtacaataaataaataaaaaatagctgtcatgggctaattgagtgacgtgagaaaaactgctgatgcacaaccaaattccacTTGATGTATTCTACTATTTTAACTctcagtaagttgagaccccgacccccaccccccaaaaagtCTTTGGGACTTGATCTACGGCTTGTGGACTGTCAGTCACCCATCCttggtttaatgaatacatgaAGATTTTAACAGATATTTTATGGTACCAGAAGTTCAACCCATCAAAACAATTCCTAACATGCATTTTACAAGGTCCTTTCCTTGGAACAGAGGAAAACAAGTGACAAGACTCCTGACCTCAATTCAAAGGAGAGTTCAAATTACTGCCATAAACGTGTTGTAGTTGTGATAATTACTGCTGTCAGTTGTGTAATCAGCATATTACATTTACATGCACAATTTAAAAACCAGAGCACAACGTCTAAACTGTAATGTAGACAGTATTTGGTTCATTTAGGACATGTCTGAACAGGAATAAAAATGAGGTCAGTTGTGGGATATAGAGACATTTGCCTAGTCAGTAGCTTTACCATTAACCACAAATTCAGATCTTGACAAAATGGCAAGCATACATGTGAAGACACCAGCAACACTGGAACCTCAAACAATCTCTCATTTAGTAAAGCATTTGAGTTTCAACTTTCAGCAACTAACATGAAGGTAGAGTCTTATGAATGGGAAACGGATTATTACAAACTCCCCCCAAAAATGCATGAATTTGACAAATGTAATCTCATCTGCTAAAATCAAACCATTCCACAATAAGACACAAGAAAACTACAGTCGCAGTAGGTTGAGTGTGTCAATGTCTCAGTTGAATGCAACAGGTCATAGAACTGTCAGGGTTGATGGATTACAGGGATGAAGATACAGGTAGTTGATTTGTATGGATAACATTTTTTGGGACAATGTTTTCCCAATTAACTAAGTAGCCTAGATTACATTCTACCAACGTTTTGGAATATACAAATGTTTGAGAGGGAAAACAATTATAAAAAAAGCAGAATATTCACCTGTTTGCAAGTCTGTCGTGGAAGAAGTCCAGGTCATAGTATTGTCCATACATAATCATGGTTATAGTAACACTTACACATAAAGCCCCCACTAGGAAGACACACTTCCTCCAAGAAATCGTCATATTTCTCAACTAGAGAACATAATATCTCGTGCTGTTTgagtataaaaaaaaaagtttgagtTTAACTTTCTGTTACAAGTCATTTACTGCTCTAAAACCCAGGTGAGTCAGTTGGGTGAACAAGGTTCATATCCTTAATGCTCCACGTGTTGTGCGCAACAGGAGCAAAACAATTTTCCTCTGAGTCTTTTTTTCGGTCAGACTATGATCTGTCCCGCAGAGTATGATtgtgttgtctctgttctgtttttattttattttaagctGTCAATATAACGACGCATGGCGAGACCCATTTAGTAATTCATCTCTTGGTTTCTGAGATATTTTCATCATTGCAGCATTAAGAATTTTGTCCTTGTAGCCTCTCATTTTGAATTAATCTgtcttttttttttgcattgctGTCAAAATCTGACTGGTGGCCACAGATTAGTTTAACCCTGCATAACTGGCTATATGGTAGACGATTCTTGAGGGGAAGAGGATGCATATTATCCGCACATAGCAAGGTATTGCGATCCGTGGGCTTTGTGTATAAGTCTGTGTGTAATGCATCATTCTCTTTGATAATCCATAAATCCAGGTAGTTTATTTTTCTCTCATCAGTCTGCATGGTGAATTTGAGGTCTCATTTAGTAGAGTTTGGAATTAATTTAGTTCCTGCTGACTTCCTTCCCAGAGCACAAAGACATCATCTATGTATCTCTTCCATATAAGTATTTTAGAAAGTAAGGGTGTGTCTGTTTTAAAAAGGTTTGCATAGTTGGGGGAAAAGGGAGGCCCATGGCTACATTCCGAATTTGAAGGAAACAGTCTGACTCAAAGACAAAATAGTTATGGGATAATACCAGTTCAGTAAATTGTAAAATGCAATCATTAGATGGAGCaagggtcattaatatggtcgaatccggaaactataatttcgaaaaccaaacctttattatttcagtgaaatacggaaccgttccgtattttatctaacgggtggcatccataaattTAAATATTGCTGTTAAATTGTACAGCCTTCAATGTTATGCCATAATTAAGtataattctggcaaattagttcgccacaagccaggcggcccaaactaatattgcctgctaacctggatttcttttagctaaatatgcaggtttaaaaatatatacttctgtgtattgattttaagaaaggcattgatgtttatggttaggtacagttgtaagggttttcctgtggtgaagtagaggcggaccaaaacgcagcgtggttatattgattcatgtttaataaaaaaagataaacatgaacactacaaaacaataaacgtggaaaaccaaaaacagccctatctggtgcaaaacacagagacaggaacaatcacccacaactaatgacacctgcctctgattgagaaccatactaggccgaaacatagaaataccccaaaacatagaaaaacaaacatagactgcccacccaactcacgccctgaccagactaaataaatacaaaacaaaggaaataaaggtcagaacgtgacaacagtcgtgcaacgattgtgcttttttcgcaaatgcgcttttgttaaatcatcccccgtttggtgaagttggctgtctttgttaggaaggaatagtcttcacacagttcgcaacgagccaggcggcccaaactgctgcatataccctgactctgttgcaagagaagtgacacaatttacctagttaaaagaaattcatgttagcaggcaatattaactaaatatgcaggtttaaaaatatatacttgtgtattgattttaagaaaggtattgatgtttatggttaggtacacattggagcaacgacagtcctttttcacgaatgcgcaccgcattgattatatgcaacgcaggacacgctagataaactagtaatataatcaaccatgtgtagttaactagtgattatggatgattgattcattgattatttttttataagataagtttaatgctagctagcaacttaccttggcttcttactgcattcgcgtaacaggcaggctcctcgtggagtgcaatgagaggcaggtggttagagcgttggactagttaactgtaaggttgcaagattgatcattctgcccctgaacaaggcagttaacccactgttcctagccgtcattgaaaataagaatgtgttcttaactgacttgcctagttaaataaaggtgtaaaaaataataataataaaataaatttaaaaatcggccaaatcggtgtccaaaaatagaCAAacatttccaattgttatgaaaacttgaaatcggccctaattaatcggccattccgattaaccgGTAGACCTCtagtggagacaatcacaaagacaggtgaaacagatcagggcgtgacagtcaatGCACCTTCCTCGTGTGTGGAGTTGGGGGTTTCGTTTTATGGAAATGCCCCAATTCAAACCAACTGGCAGTTTAAAGAGGTGTGGCCATAATTATGGAAATTTGGGCTGGCTTGCCTTTCAATGATTCTTTATAACCTCTACCTTTCTAACTTGCTTAAACTTGATTACATGATAAGAGTACAATTTGAGGAGAGCAAAGTGTACATGTCATGCATTACATGTACATTACAGGTGCCATTGTAGCTACATGGATTTACATGGATTTCTCAGCCCATCTGCAAATCTTTTTCCAACATGACAGAATAGGATTGGGTTTTAATTGGTCTCCAGCTGATGACAGGACCCTTCAACCAGTAGAGCCCATTTCCCTTCCTTGACTAGATAAATAACCAACGGCCAGGGGGAGCACTGAGAGACCAACAGCTGATGTCATGGTGATTCCTGTCCAGACCAGAAGAATGCAGCACAGAATGGGATCTCTGCTGCATACCAGAATGTATTTCATGCAGAGATGGGAATGAGTGGTGTTCCCATAGAAATGTAATTTGAAGACGCACTCCAGCTATTTTTGAACATTTCCTATTCTTAAACAATATTCCATGTATAAATAAATCCAATAATGTACGCTTAAAATTGGAATCCGTAGTGGTGAAACCTCCACGTTCATTTGTGATATTACAACAAAAAAGATGTTACTTCAGACAATGAACCCTGTTTTTTTTCGGCAGACATCATTGCACATCGCTGCACGTGCAATAGCACAGCAGAGCATGTTCTCTGATGTAGTTGTTAACCTTGATGTGGGAGCTCCTCCGCCGTCTGAAGGTCCAATGTAGTCCTttcatatcaaatcatttctgggtcaCAATTAAGTCCATTAATGtggttgttttcaattaaaatggtcaaaaagcgAAGAAATTGCTTCTTAGCAAAGGGCAATTTCGCAAATAAGAATTTTTctgggactgtctgggagtggggagaggaaAACTGAAAAtttgctgttattggcagagaggtttggaactctttatcttattggtctattaactcatttattGCATGTTGAcgtcaccatggaaggccaaaactccaccccaccaaaacaggctgacatttcagggAGTCTTTTCATACAGCTCTTACACTAGAAGTGCATTATTATCATTTTCATAATTTCACagcattattccaacctcattgtGTGGAAATATACACTCACCTGTCAGTTTATTAGGTATACCACTCCATTCACAAAAtggatcgctcctacagacagtgagtcacgtggccatAGCTTGTcctataaagcaggcagacaagcattgaggcattcagttactgttcaattGAACGATAGAATGGGCAAAGTGAGTGACATAATCGACTGAGCGTGGTATGCCAGGCGCGccggatccagtatctcagaaacggccaCCCTACTGGGCTTTTCATGCATGACAGTGTCTAAGGTTTACCAAGAATGgcgcgacaaacaaaaaacatccagtcagggGCAATgctgtgggtgaaaacagcttgttgatgagagaagttgaaggagaatggcaagaatcatgCAAGCTAACAAACGGGCCACAAACGGACGAATAACGCTGCAGTACAACAATGCTGTGCAGAACtgcatctcggaacgcacaactcgtcgatccttgtcaagaatgggctattgcagcagacgaccacagaGGGCTCCACTCCTAACAGCTAAAAAGAAGAAGTGGCTCCGGCTGGGCAcatgatcaccaacactggacaattgagaagtggaaaaacattgcctgtaACATGGCAGCGAAATCAGTTTACTTGAGTGGCCTGCTcagtccccagacctcaacccaatacaGCATCTTTTGGATGACATGGAACGGGCTGTTTACAGCATGAATTAACCGCTGTTGAATCTGCAGCAACTGCATGATGCCATTGTGTCAGCGTGGAACAACATCCCTGTGGAGCGTTTCCCACACCTTGTAGAATGccctgaagaattcaggctgtactgaaggcaaaggggggtccgaactggtactagatgggtgtacctaataaactggcctgtatattctgtatataaaacacagaaaaatcacatttttgCCTGCACTGGAGCtttaataaacaaaacaaaaacaataataaATGCACCTGGGGCTGCCAGTAGCCAGTGGTgtatttaagtaaaaaatacttgaaaATACTACTTACGACTATTTATATTGTACTTTTACctcactacattcctgaagaaaataatggactttttactccatacattttccctgacacccaaaagtattcattacattttgacaagtaaatggtccaattcacacacgtatcaagagaacatccctggtcatccctactgcttctgatctgtaggactcactaaacacaaatgcttcatttgtgaatgatgtctgagtgctggagtgtgcctctggctatccgtcaataaaaaatgtaataaaaaatggTGTGTCTGGTTTATACTTTTTCTTTTGATACATGAGTACatttgagcaattccatttacttttgatacttaagtatatttaaaaccaaatacttttagacttttactcaagtagtattttactgggtgactttcacttttacttgagtcatattCTATgatggtatctttacttttactcatatGACTGTGtaccttttccaccactggcAGTGGCGCTGTTTCTCCAAGTGCGGAGCTCGGctttaaaagtaaaaaaatatgttttgagcAAAATCATTTTTTCATGTTGCCCTCTGATGTCATCGGCCTCCCACCTTGATTGAGGAAAAATATAAGAGCAATAGAGAACATTTGTGCCATGTCAGAGTACACCTGGACCACCTATCGAGATATGCCTTTTGTTAAGAAAATCAGATGATAAATGAGCTGAAAAGGTTCTGTGGGTATTCCACTAAAACCCCTACTTCTTCTCTGATCCAGACTTGGTGTCCTTAATCTTCTCACCTGTGGTGCTATGTAGAATGATGCCAACACAGCTTACAAATGTTATGGCAAGAGGATGAAGCCCAGTTTTACTAGGAAGTGATTACTAAACTACTAAAATATctccatacagtatgtacatccATTAAAAACATTTGATAAAAAATTTGGAGTGCTTAGAATATATGAaaaacatatacactgagtgtacaaacattaggaacacctacccAATACCCCCCCTTTTCCCTCAGAACATCctaaattcgtcagggcatggactctacaggtgtcgaaaacattccacagggatgctgacccatgttgactccaatgcttccgacaggatgtcctttgggtggtggaccttgATAcatacaggaaactgttgagcgtgaaaaacccagcagctttgcagttcttgacacactcaaaccggtacaCCTGGCACCTACAACCCATAACCCCTTCAAAGCACTTAAAGCTTTTGTTTGCCCATTCACCCAAtcccaatccatgtctcaattgtctcccgacttaaaaatccatctttaacctgtctcctccccttcacccacactgactgaagtggatttaacaagtaacatcaataagggatcatagctttcacctggattcacctggttagtctatgtcATGTTTTGCACACTAAGTGTATATTTCAATATTACCTATATTAACACTAAAATAGTTCTTTACAACtgaaaatacatacagtatgtgacttACCAACAATATTTCATAAAAAATGTAGTAATATAAACAAAGTGTGTTATCGATATACTTAATGTAAATAAGTTACTGCAATTGTTTGTTCATTAAATTGTTCATACTCTAAGAACATGTGATTTTTAAAGCCACTGTAACATTTCAATACTTTACGATAACCAATGTTACCATGAACAGTGTAAACACTTGTGTCTTACATTCAAGCATTATACAATTTGTTTTGGTCTTATGGGTAATGCCATTTAACCTATCCCTCTACAGTATGTCAGAATATTAAACCTATTGTCTCGGTCTGTTATGGATCATTCTGACCTGACATGATAAGTCAAACATAAATACAGTATTAAACATTGACTGTTGCTCTGCTTGACACCTGCACTTTAAAAGGGGGAACAGGCTATTTAGCCCTATACAAGGTTGACAATAACAGAACTGCCCCATTCTGCTACAGGGAGTAGAGTTTGAGCTgctcctccatgtctccctcaGTCACCTCCCCTAGTGCCTCCTGGTTCTGCATCAGCAGGAGAAAGATGGCCGCCAACTGATCGTTTTGCACCCTAGAACAGATACACACCGACATGATGGCATCACTTCCAATGCCTGGGTCTATATGACACACTTACAAACTCACACtcatcaatacacacaatagaTACATATAACAGAAACTCAGTGTACACAAACAACACGTGACAtcccaaaaaaacacacacatgtttgttatctatgtgtgtgtgtaagacatacacatacagtggcttgcgaaagtatacaccccccttggcatttttcctattttgttgccttacaacctggaattaaaattgattatTGGGGTGTTTGGgttatttgatttacacaacatgcctaccacgtCGAGGATGCCAAATATTTTTTTCTTGTGAaataaacaagaaataagacccccaaaaaacagaacttgagtgtgcataactattcacccccctcccccaaagtcaatactttgtagagccacctttggcagcaattacagctgcaagtctcttggggtatgtctccataagcttggcacatctagccactgggatttcgctcattcttcaaggcaaaactactccagctccttcaaattggatgggttcagctggtgtacagcaatctttaagtcataccacagattctcaattggattgcggtctgggctttgactaggccattccaagacatttaaatgtttccactTAAACcgctcaagtgttgctttagcagtatgcttagggtcattgtcctcctggaaggtgaacctccatcccagtctcacatctctggaagactgaaacaggtttccctcacgaatttccctatatttagtgccatccatcattccttcaattctaacCAATGTCTCAGTCCCTGCagatgaaaaacatctccacagcatgatgctgccaccaccatgcttcactgtggggatggtgttctctgggcgatgagaggtgttgggtttgcgccagacatagcattttccttgatgtccaaaaaccttcttccatatgtttggggagtctcccacatgccttttggcgaacaccaaacgtgtttgcttatttttttctttaagcgatggcttttttctggccactcttccataaagcccagctctgtggagtgtataggttaaagtggtcctatggacagacactccaatctccgctgtggagctttacgctccttcagggtt contains:
- the st6galnac2 gene encoding alpha-N-acetylgalactosaminide alpha-2,6-sialyltransferase 2 produces the protein MTISWRKCVFLVGALCVSVTITMIMYGQYYDLDFFHDRLANSQDTEFDSIWTCDEELWDNTTATGEEKLEGLCPLRKAVKKDDFLRLRFNFKVPVLQWAGSFSHSEWGRLETYMPPYGWKGLAQDFVRSTLSLLNDSSSSRLFERRWPDQCVRCAVVGNGGILRGSKQGRAIDSHHFVFRVNGAITKHFEEDVGTKTSFYGFTTNTMKNSLNSYRKDGFTKVPRGRRVRYIFIPSNERDYVMMSAAIQGLTVTSGHDKGDWPSRYFGFKPPVKHFKMLHPDFVTYVTERFLKSPLLKYSQLYMPSTGALMLLTALHMCDQVSAYGFITKNFADFSDHYYDAVMLPLRFYANHDMQMESWLWEVLHARKVMSLYKRTKVK